In Littorina saxatilis isolate snail1 linkage group LG8, US_GU_Lsax_2.0, whole genome shotgun sequence, a single genomic region encodes these proteins:
- the LOC138973818 gene encoding uncharacterized protein: MDARDQLELAAWDEDDAEDDFVVFALLDQPERRAYEGQFALDHFTAIECEDLFRFSAEEIRRLCALLGMQRTMQAPNGMNNQGTKASVCRQRVFLSAHTSVPSGH; the protein is encoded by the exons ATGGATGCCAGGGACCAACTTGAGCTTGCGGCGTGGGACGAGGATGACGCAGAAGATGATTTTGTTGTCTTCGCACTTCTTGATCAG CCAGAAAGAAGGGCCTATGAGGGTCAGTTCGCCCTTGATCACTTCACAGCCATCGAATGTGAGGACTTATTTCGCTTCAGCGCGGAAGAGATTCGGAGACTGTGCGCCCTTCTGGGAATGCAGAGGACTATGCAGGCGCCTAATGGAATGAACAATCAAGGAACCAAGGCCAGTG TTTGCAGGCAGAGGGTCTTCTTGTCTGCTCATACCTCGGTACCAAGCGGCCACTAA